AATAAAACCTTCTACTACCTGACGCGCCAGCAACTCTAAGTTACCGAAGCCCGAAGTTTTGTTAAGTTCTGATTTGATATCCATTATGGGTACAATTTAAGGAGGTAAGATATATGTTTTGATACATTAAACACAAAGTGCGGAATAAATTCCGCACTTTGTGTTACTCATAAAATTATAAAGGAAATTATCCTTCATAAACACCATCTGCAATCCCGTAAGCTACAGACTCCTCTGCACCCATCCAGTGATCACGCTGGAAATCTTTCATTATTTTTTCAAAAGTTTGACCACAATTATCCGCAAGGATTTGCGCGCTCAATTCTTTTGTTTTTACGATTTCTTGTGCTGTAATCTCAATATCAGAAGCTTGACCACGTGCTCCACCAGATGGCTGGTGTATCATTACACGTGCGTGTGGCTGTATAAAACGACGCCCTTTCTCACCTACAGATAGTAGTAATGAACCCATACTTGCCGCTAGACCTGTACAGATAGTAGAAACTGGACTTTTAATCATTTTAATAGTGTCATACATTGCAAAACCAGATGTTACATAACCTCCTGGGCTATTAATAAACAGTTGGATCTCACCATGACCTTGTGCATCTAGGTATAAAAGACGATCTATTACGTGCTTTGCACTTTTATCATCTACCATTCCCCAGAGGAATATCTTTCTATCATCAAGCAACTGACTGTCAATTGCGTCTTGTACTTTCATTTTCTTTTCCATAAACATATGCCGCGATTACGGCTATTTATCGTTCCTACCTAAACAGAAACCTCATCATTTTTTTCTTATTGTACTCTTGACTGCTACATGGAGCATTATTTTGCTTTCGCGAAAGAGTACTCTAGTAACAGCGCTCTAAAAATACAAAAAGGCTTGGCACAGTGCCAAACCTTTCTGATAATCTTATAAAAAGCTTGGGCTTATAAAAGTCCGTCGATAGCTTCTGTGTAAGTTGCCTTAGGGGCAACGCCTACTTGACGCCCTACTACCTCACCGTTCTTAAACATAAGAACTGTAGGGATGTTACGTACTCCGTATTTTGCTGCAAATTCTTGGTTTGCATCTACGTCTACTTTACCTATTACGGCTTTACCTTCGTATTCTCCTGCGATCTCCTCGATAACTGGTCCTACCATACGGCAAGGTCCACACCAAGCAGCCCAAAAGTCTACTAATACAGGCTTATCGCTGTTTAATACTTGCTCTTCAAATGTCGCATCTGTGATTTCTAATGCCATAACTATATATTTTAATTGTAATTCTATTTAATTGAACTATGCAAACTTAGTCAATAATTAATCCAAACCTTACAACGCTTATATCAGCTTTGATTATAGCGTCATTGTGACAGTTTATCATGAGCTACTTGACAGTATAACACATCCTATCGCCTGTTACCAAAAACTTGCAAAGCAAAGTATAACAAGGTTGCTAGTGATCCTATAGCGGCAACAAGATATGTTCTTGCAGCCCACTTTAACGCATCTTCTGCTCCATCATACTCTTGTGGTGTTACCATATTTTCTGCCTTAAGCCATGCTAAAGCACGGTTACTTGCGTCATACTCTACTGGCAAAGTGATGAGACTAAATATAGTTCCCATTGCGTATAGTGCAAGACCTATAATTGCCACAGTACCACCTATTGCGGTAGAAGCCATTAATGCGACACCACCCATAATAACCCACATACTCATTTTTGAAGCTATGTTTACTATAGGTACAAGCTTAGATCTCATTTGCAACCAACTATAAGCCGTAGCGTGCTGTACAGCATGACCTACTTCATGTGCAGCAACCGCTGCTGCCGAAGCATTACGTTGTCCATAAACTACATCACTAAGATTTACCGTCTTATCTCTAGGGTTATAGTGATCTGTAAGTTGGCCAGCTACAGAAATTACTTTTACATCTGTAATTCCATTATCGGCTAGCATTTTTTCGGCAATCTCTGCTCCAGACATCCCGTTGCGCAGCTGCACTTCTGAATAATGTTTAAATTTACTCTTGAGCTTGTTGCTTACTAGCATACTCACAAGCCCGATAGCTCCTACAATAATATAGTAGCCCATATATCCTCCTAACATAGTCGTTTATTTTAAAGTTGTTTTAGGTTTCTAAAGTTACAAAAGTATTGTGCACAAATTAAGCCAAGATTACAATTCATCTATTTACCATCAAGAACCCTAAATACTCGTTGTAATAACAACTACATAAGATTATGGAATACATATGTTGTTTTTAAAAGTTCGCTTTCGCGAAAGCGTAACCCACAACCTATATCGCTAGCGGAACATATGGCACGTCAAAAACCTCCGAAATTTCTTGATACACGACATCACCTCCTACGATATTAACTCCTTTTTTAAGAGTAGTATCTTTAAGACATGCAGCTTTCCAACCTTGATCTGCAATCTTTAATACATAAGGAAGGGTGACATTGGTAAGTGCTACGGTGGAAGTATAAGGCACTGCACCAGGCATATTTGCCACGCAATAATGCACCACATCATCTATAATAAAGACTGGGTCTTCGTGCGTAGTAGGTTTTGAGGTTTCCACGCAGCCACCTTGATCTACAGCAACATCTACAATTACGGTACCTGGACGCATCTCCTTGAGCATGTCTCGAGTAATAAGTTTTGGCGCTTTTGCGCCAGGAATAAGAACACCACCTATAACAAGGTCGTGCGTTTTTATATGTTTACGGATATTAAATTCATTTGAAAACTCTGTCACCACGTGTGGCGGCATGATGTCATTTACATGACGTAGTCGCTTCATGCTAATATCAAGAATGGTTACATGAGCACCTAGTCCCGCAGCCATTTTTGCTGCTTGAATTCCTACCACTCCTGCTCCTAAGACTAACACCTTACCAGGACTCACTCCAGGAACTCCACCTAGAAGTACGCCTCGCCCTTTTACAGGCTTCTCAAGATATCGCGCTCCCTGCTGTATAGACATACGACCAGCTACTTCGCTCATAGGAGTAAGCAACGGGAGCGATCGGTCTTCTTCTTCAACCGTTTCGTAAGCTATACATATAGATTTACTCGCAATCATCGCTCTGGTGAGC
The genomic region above belongs to Dokdonia sp. Dokd-P16 and contains:
- a CDS encoding zinc metallopeptidase, with product MLGGYMGYYIIVGAIGLVSMLVSNKLKSKFKHYSEVQLRNGMSGAEIAEKMLADNGITDVKVISVAGQLTDHYNPRDKTVNLSDVVYGQRNASAAAVAAHEVGHAVQHATAYSWLQMRSKLVPIVNIASKMSMWVIMGGVALMASTAIGGTVAIIGLALYAMGTIFSLITLPVEYDASNRALAWLKAENMVTPQEYDGAEDALKWAARTYLVAAIGSLATLLYFALQVFGNRR
- the ald gene encoding alanine dehydrogenase translates to MVIGVPTEIKNNENRVGITPGGVYELVKRGHSVHLQKGAGFNSGFIDQHYIDAGATILDTIEEIYASAEMIVKVKEPIEPEYKLIKKDQIVFTYFHFASSEPLTRAMIASKSICIAYETVEEEDRSLPLLTPMSEVAGRMSIQQGARYLEKPVKGRGVLLGGVPGVSPGKVLVLGAGVVGIQAAKMAAGLGAHVTILDISMKRLRHVNDIMPPHVVTEFSNEFNIRKHIKTHDLVIGGVLIPGAKAPKLITRDMLKEMRPGTVIVDVAVDQGGCVETSKPTTHEDPVFIIDDVVHYCVANMPGAVPYTSTVALTNVTLPYVLKIADQGWKAACLKDTTLKKGVNIVGGDVVYQEISEVFDVPYVPLAI
- a CDS encoding ClpP family protease codes for the protein MEKKMKVQDAIDSQLLDDRKIFLWGMVDDKSAKHVIDRLLYLDAQGHGEIQLFINSPGGYVTSGFAMYDTIKMIKSPVSTICTGLAASMGSLLLSVGEKGRRFIQPHARVMIHQPSGGARGQASDIEITAQEIVKTKELSAQILADNCGQTFEKIMKDFQRDHWMGAEESVAYGIADGVYEG
- the trxA gene encoding thioredoxin, with translation MALEITDATFEEQVLNSDKPVLVDFWAAWCGPCRMVGPVIEEIAGEYEGKAVIGKVDVDANQEFAAKYGVRNIPTVLMFKNGEVVGRQVGVAPKATYTEAIDGLL